One genomic window of Fusarium verticillioides 7600 chromosome 2, whole genome shotgun sequence includes the following:
- a CDS encoding IRE protein kinase: MLRRPPGEGRRALQQQRLFIAFAIILLPWLQLVDAQQQHRPVEPGLPQLQRPGGRSQQLADDAVHQWAATPVDVTKSARETVKNVRRASVANERQRQQKNEPARKNRKREYEPEKEHIIIPDDASALATLAPAQSVGAPNPSRRSSSIPASGLASPQIARSLKDWEVEDFVLLATVDGDLYANDRRTGKERWHLEVDHPMVETKHYRSERSILDENYRQVDHYVWAVEPNRDGGIYLWAPDSNRGFVKTGFTMKKLVEELAPYADESSPVVYTGDKKTTMITLDAATGRVLKWFGATGSHVNEAESCARPDTLYDENNQECSSTGTITLGRTEYTVDIQRRDDGLPIATLRYSEWSPNNYDSDLFQQHQSSLDKKYITSQHDGKVYAFDYARSEKAEPLFSEHFAAPVARVFDVCRPGDATSDSNPDLVVLPQPPMPPQDETHARMRSNSIFLNQTRTGDWYVMSGRSYPLIIHAPIAQLSRPDWWDIAPSWDTINQTKLSKVLVGTHFLDTVNNRGGTHTPSLPAGAIEGPEVYDVYDSHDDFENNDSKTTDLTFSDEPTLFTNVKKVPLIAAQSVKDFITNPVVIIIFVSLLYFNNKNIRRHLQRGKRRGFWNELQNILGFVEAPVYTAQPDEVDSSDTDGNVDYLADPANEEPKPAAPRESLEEKVKESVVPTPESSKLEPETLPHTPIKEIELSDREATPKPKRKTGKRSVDAPDTPQPQPQSKATATNESQDGGAPEKKKKAHRGRRGGVKHRKGRAQETSLSRGDDPTTATVEDAVNNAKKLGERPSLEPDVMTVHDDMQSVTGSTIRMGNIEVNTDEQLGTGSNGTLVFAGKFDGRAVAVKRMLIQFYDIASQETRLLRESDDHPNVIRYYSQQIRDGFLYIALERCAASLADVVEKPNYFRDLANAGRHDLPNILYQITNGISHLHELRIVHRDLKPQNILVNMGKDGKPRMLVSDFGLCKKLEGGQSSFGATTGRAAGTSGWRAPELLLDDDAREGAMMEASTQSGSGSVLVDDNMMPRRATRAIDIFSLGLVFFYVLTNGSHPFDCGDRYMREVNIRKGQYNLDLLDSLGDFAYEAKDLIASMLEADPKNRPNAKEIMAHPFFWSPKKRLAFLCDVSDHFEKEPRDPPSPALVELERHAGEVTHDFLKALPRDFVDSLGKQRKYTGNRLLDLLRALRNKKNHYEDMPEALKKTVGSLPEGYLAFWTVRFPMLLLICWNVVWSVRWDGSDRFREYYEPAAL; encoded by the exons ATGCTGCGACGACCTCCGGGCGAGGGGCGTCGGGCCCTACAGCAACAGagactcttcatcgcctttgctatcatccttcttccttggctacagcttgttgatgctcagcagcagcatcgacCAGTTGAACCAGGTCTACCACAACTGCAGCGCCCCGGCGGCCGCAGTCAGCAGCTAGCCGATGATGCCGTGCATCAATGGGCCGCGACGCCCGTTGACGTGACTAAGTCGGCCCGCGAGACCGTCAAGAATGTGAGGCGGGCTTCCGTTGCCAACGAGCGACAGCGACAACAGAAGAACGAGCCTGCCCGTAAGAACCGGAAGAGAGAATACGAACCCGAAAAGGAACATATAATTATCCCTGACGATGCGAGCGCCCTCGCAACTTTGGCTCCGGCTCAGTCCGTAGGAGCACCAAACCCTTCACGACGGTCCAGCAGCATTCCTGCTTCTGGGCTTGCCTCGCCGCAGATTGCGCGGAGTCTGAAGGATTGGGAAGTGGAAGACTTTGTGCTTCTGGCGACCGTCGATGGAGACCTATACGCCAACGACCGAAGAACCGGAAAAGAGCGTTGGCATCTCGAAGTCGACCACCCTATGGTAGAGACTAAACATTACCGTTCAGAGAGGTCAATTCTGGATGAAAATTATCGCCAAGTCGACCATTATGTGTGGGCTGTTGAGCCTAACCGTGACGGTGGAATATACCTCTGGGCCCCCGATTCCAATCGTGGATTTGTCAAAACTGGcttcaccatgaagaagcttgtcgagGAACTGGCCCCTTACGCCGACGAGAGCTCCCCCGTCGTCTATACTGGCGATAAGAAGACTACCATGATTACTCTTGATGCAGCCACAGGGAGAGTTCTCAAGTGGTTCGGTGCTACAGGGTCTCATGTTAACGAAGCCGAAAGCTGCGCACGCCCCGACACGTTGTATGACGAAAACAACCAGGAGTGTAGCTCTACAGGAACAATCACATTGGGCAGGACCGAATATACTGTTGATATCCAGCGACGTGATGATGGTCTTCCTATCGCTACCCTCAGGTACTCTGAGTGGAGCCCTAATAACTACGACAGTGACCTATTTCAACAGCACCAGTCTTCATTGGATAAGAAGTACATCACAAGCCAGCACGACGGCAAGGTCTACGCGTTTGACTACGCAAGATCTGAAAAGGCAGAGCCGCTTTTCAGCGAACACTTCGCTGCACCTGTAGCCCGAGTCTTTGATGTATGCCGACCAGGAGATGCTACATCAGACAGCAACCCCGATCTTGTGGTCCTCCCTCAACCGCCAATGCCCCCACAAGACGAGACCCACGCCCGCATGcgcagcaacagcatctttctcaacCAGACTCGGACTGGGGACTGGTATGTCATGTCTGGACGATCATACCCTCTTATTATACATGCCCCTATCGCTCAACTATCCCGCCCCGATTGGTGGGACATTGCTCCCTCTTGGGACACCATCAACCAGACCAAACTCTCGAAGGTCTTGGTAGGCACACATTTCCTCGATACTGTCAACAACCGAGGTGGCACACATACGCCAAGTTTGCCTGCCGGTGCAATCGAAGGACCAGAAGTGTATGACGTATACGATAGCCACGACGATTTTGAGAATAATGACTCGAAAACCACGGACCTGACATTTTCGGATGAGCCTACCTTGTTTACCAACGTCAAAAAGGTGCCTCTAATTGCCGCCCAAAGCGTCAAGGatttcatcaccaaccccGTGGTCATCATCATATTCGTTTCATTGCTCTatttcaacaacaagaataTCCGTCGTCACCTTCAGCgagggaagaggaggggTTTTTGGAACGAATTGCAGAACATACTGGGTTTTGTTGAGGCCCCTGTCTACACGGCGCAACCGGATGAAGTTGATAGCAGCGACACTGACGGCAACGTCGACTACTTGGCCGACCCAGCCAATGAAGAACCCAAGCCCGCAGCACCTAGGGAAAGtttggaggagaaggtcaaAGAATCCGTGGTCCCCACCCCTGAATCATCCAAATTGGAGCCTGAAACTTTGCCCCATACGCCTATCAAAGAGATAGAGCTCAGCGATAGGGAAGCGAcccccaagcccaagaggAAGACCGGCAAGAGGTCAGTAGATGCTCCCGatactcctcaacctcaacctcaatccaAGGCTACGGCCACAAATGAAAGTCAGGATGGTGGAGCCCctgaaaagaagaagaaggctcaCAGAGGTAGACGTGGGGGTGTCAAACATCGCAAGGGTCGTGCTCAGGAAACATCCCTATCTCGAGGCGATGACCCGACTACGGCCACTGTCGAGGATGCGGTCAACAACGCAAAGAAGTTGGGCGAGAGGCCCAGCCTCGAGCCGGACGTAATGACCGTGCATGACGACATGCAGTCTGTGACAGGCTCGACGATTCGTATGGGAAACATCGAGGTGAACACAGATGAGCAATTGGGCACAGGAAGCAATGGCACTCTAGTCTTTGCTGGCAAATTTGATGGAAGAGCGGTTGCCGTCAAACGCATGTTGATCCAGTTTTATGACATCGCGTCCCAAGAGACAAGGCTATTGAGAGAGAGTGATGATCACCCGAATG TTATTCGATATTACTCCCAGCAGATCCGCGATGGATTTCTCTACATTGCCTTGGAGCGTTGCGCCGCTTCATTAGCAGACGTGGTCGAAAAGCCCAACTATTTCCGGGATCTTGCCAACGCCGGCCGTCACGATTTGCCAAACATCCTTTACCAGATCACCAACGGCATCAGCCACCTACATGAACTCAGAATCGTCCATCGTGACCTCAAGCCGCAGAACATTTTGGTCAATATgggcaaggatggcaagcctAGAATGCTAGTCTCTGATTTTGGACTttgcaagaagctggagggCGGCCAATCATCCTTCGGTGCTACTACGGGTCGTGCCGCTGGAACATCAGGCTGGCGTGCTCCTGAGCTTCTGCTCGACGACGATGCTCGAGAAggtgccatgatggaggcCAGCACCCAAAGCGGCTCCGGCTCGGTTCTGGTTGACGATAACATGATGCCCCGGCGTGCTACTCGTGCGATTGACATTTTCTCGCTTGGACTAGTATTCTTCTACGTTTTGACCAACGGATCACATCCATTTGATTGCGGCGATCGCTATATGCGAGAGGTCAATATCCGAAAAGGGCAGTATAACCTGGACCTCCTCGACTCTCTCGGAGACTTTGCCTACGAGGCTAAGGACCTTATCGCCTCTATGCTTGAAGCAGACCCCAAGAACCGTCCTAATGCCAAGGAAATCATGGCccatcccttcttctggtcCCCAAAGAAGAGGCTCGCATTCCTTTGCGACGTGTCAGACCACTTTGAAAAGGAGCCGAGGGACCCCCCTTCGCCCGCCCTGGTCGAGCTTGAAAGGCACGCAGGGGAGGTCACTCATGACTTCTTGAAGGCCTTACCACGTGATTTCGTTGACTCTCTCGGGAAACAACGCAAATACACGGGTAACcggcttcttgatctgcttcgGGCCCTACGGAATAAGAAAAACCATTATGAAGATATGCCTGAGGCACTCAAAAAGACCGTGGGGTCCCTGCCTGAAGGTTATCTTGCCTTTTGGACCGTCAGATTCCCAATGTTATTACTCATTTGTTGGAACGTGGTCTGGAGCGTACGGTGGGACGGGTCGGACAGGTTTCGCGAATATTATGAACCCGCAGCCCTTTAG
- a CDS encoding IRE protein kinase encodes MLRRPPGEGRRALQQQRLFIAFAIILLPWLQLVDAQQQHRPVEPGLPQLQRPGGRSQQLADDAVHQWAATPVDVTKSARETVKNVRRASVANERQRQQKNEPARKNRKREYEPEKEHIIIPDDASALATLAPAQSVGAPNPSRRSSSIPASGLASPQIARSLKDWEVEDFVLLATVDGDLYANDRRTGKERWHLEVDHPMVETKHYRSERSILDENYRQVDHYVWAVEPNRDGGIYLWAPDSNRGFVKTGFTMKKLVEELAPYADESSPVVYTGDKKTTMITLDAATGRVLKWFGATGSHVNEAESCARPDTLYDENNQECSSTGTITLGRTEYTVDIQRRDDGLPIATLRYSEWSPNNYDSDLFQQHQSSLDKKYITSQHDGKVYAFDYARSEKAEPLFSEHFAAPVARVFDVCRPGDATSDSNPDLVVLPQPPMPPQDETHARMRSNSIFLNQTRTGDWYVMSGRSYPLIIHAPIAQLSRPDWWDIAPSWDTINQTKLSKVLVGTHFLDTVNNRGGTHTPSLPAGAIEGPEVYDVYDSHDDFENNDSKTTDLTFSDEPTLFTNVKKVPLIAAQSVKDFITNPVVIIIFVSLLYFNNKNIRRHLQRGKRRGFWNELQNILGFVEAPVYTAQPDEVDSSDTDGNVDYLADPANEEPKPAAPRESLEEKVKESVVPTPESSKLEPETLPHTPIKEIELSDREATPKPKRKTGKRRGGVKHRKGRAQETSLSRGDDPTTATVEDAVNNAKKLGERPSLEPDVMTVHDDMQSVTGSTIRMGNIEVNTDEQLGTGSNGTLVFAGKFDGRAVAVKRMLIQFYDIASQETRLLRESDDHPNVIRYYSQQIRDGFLYIALERCAASLADVVEKPNYFRDLANAGRHDLPNILYQITNGISHLHELRIVHRDLKPQNILVNMGKDGKPRMLVSDFGLCKKLEGGQSSFGATTGRAAGTSGWRAPELLLDDDAREGAMMEASTQSGSGSVLVDDNMMPRRATRAIDIFSLGLVFFYVLTNGSHPFDCGDRYMREVNIRKGQYNLDLLDSLGDFAYEAKDLIASMLEADPKNRPNAKEIMAHPFFWSPKKRLAFLCDVSDHFEKEPRDPPSPALVELERHAGEVTHDFLKALPRDFVDSLGKQRKYTGNRLLDLLRALRNKKNHYEDMPEALKKTVGSLPEGYLAFWTVRFPMLLLICWNVVWSVRWDGSDRFREYYEPAAL; translated from the exons ATGCTGCGACGACCTCCGGGCGAGGGGCGTCGGGCCCTACAGCAACAGagactcttcatcgcctttgctatcatccttcttccttggctacagcttgttgatgctcagcagcagcatcgacCAGTTGAACCAGGTCTACCACAACTGCAGCGCCCCGGCGGCCGCAGTCAGCAGCTAGCCGATGATGCCGTGCATCAATGGGCCGCGACGCCCGTTGACGTGACTAAGTCGGCCCGCGAGACCGTCAAGAATGTGAGGCGGGCTTCCGTTGCCAACGAGCGACAGCGACAACAGAAGAACGAGCCTGCCCGTAAGAACCGGAAGAGAGAATACGAACCCGAAAAGGAACATATAATTATCCCTGACGATGCGAGCGCCCTCGCAACTTTGGCTCCGGCTCAGTCCGTAGGAGCACCAAACCCTTCACGACGGTCCAGCAGCATTCCTGCTTCTGGGCTTGCCTCGCCGCAGATTGCGCGGAGTCTGAAGGATTGGGAAGTGGAAGACTTTGTGCTTCTGGCGACCGTCGATGGAGACCTATACGCCAACGACCGAAGAACCGGAAAAGAGCGTTGGCATCTCGAAGTCGACCACCCTATGGTAGAGACTAAACATTACCGTTCAGAGAGGTCAATTCTGGATGAAAATTATCGCCAAGTCGACCATTATGTGTGGGCTGTTGAGCCTAACCGTGACGGTGGAATATACCTCTGGGCCCCCGATTCCAATCGTGGATTTGTCAAAACTGGcttcaccatgaagaagcttgtcgagGAACTGGCCCCTTACGCCGACGAGAGCTCCCCCGTCGTCTATACTGGCGATAAGAAGACTACCATGATTACTCTTGATGCAGCCACAGGGAGAGTTCTCAAGTGGTTCGGTGCTACAGGGTCTCATGTTAACGAAGCCGAAAGCTGCGCACGCCCCGACACGTTGTATGACGAAAACAACCAGGAGTGTAGCTCTACAGGAACAATCACATTGGGCAGGACCGAATATACTGTTGATATCCAGCGACGTGATGATGGTCTTCCTATCGCTACCCTCAGGTACTCTGAGTGGAGCCCTAATAACTACGACAGTGACCTATTTCAACAGCACCAGTCTTCATTGGATAAGAAGTACATCACAAGCCAGCACGACGGCAAGGTCTACGCGTTTGACTACGCAAGATCTGAAAAGGCAGAGCCGCTTTTCAGCGAACACTTCGCTGCACCTGTAGCCCGAGTCTTTGATGTATGCCGACCAGGAGATGCTACATCAGACAGCAACCCCGATCTTGTGGTCCTCCCTCAACCGCCAATGCCCCCACAAGACGAGACCCACGCCCGCATGcgcagcaacagcatctttctcaacCAGACTCGGACTGGGGACTGGTATGTCATGTCTGGACGATCATACCCTCTTATTATACATGCCCCTATCGCTCAACTATCCCGCCCCGATTGGTGGGACATTGCTCCCTCTTGGGACACCATCAACCAGACCAAACTCTCGAAGGTCTTGGTAGGCACACATTTCCTCGATACTGTCAACAACCGAGGTGGCACACATACGCCAAGTTTGCCTGCCGGTGCAATCGAAGGACCAGAAGTGTATGACGTATACGATAGCCACGACGATTTTGAGAATAATGACTCGAAAACCACGGACCTGACATTTTCGGATGAGCCTACCTTGTTTACCAACGTCAAAAAGGTGCCTCTAATTGCCGCCCAAAGCGTCAAGGatttcatcaccaaccccGTGGTCATCATCATATTCGTTTCATTGCTCTatttcaacaacaagaataTCCGTCGTCACCTTCAGCgagggaagaggaggggTTTTTGGAACGAATTGCAGAACATACTGGGTTTTGTTGAGGCCCCTGTCTACACGGCGCAACCGGATGAAGTTGATAGCAGCGACACTGACGGCAACGTCGACTACTTGGCCGACCCAGCCAATGAAGAACCCAAGCCCGCAGCACCTAGGGAAAGtttggaggagaaggtcaaAGAATCCGTGGTCCCCACCCCTGAATCATCCAAATTGGAGCCTGAAACTTTGCCCCATACGCCTATCAAAGAGATAGAGCTCAGCGATAGGGAAGCGAcccccaagcccaagaggAAGACCGGCAAGAG ACGTGGGGGTGTCAAACATCGCAAGGGTCGTGCTCAGGAAACATCCCTATCTCGAGGCGATGACCCGACTACGGCCACTGTCGAGGATGCGGTCAACAACGCAAAGAAGTTGGGCGAGAGGCCCAGCCTCGAGCCGGACGTAATGACCGTGCATGACGACATGCAGTCTGTGACAGGCTCGACGATTCGTATGGGAAACATCGAGGTGAACACAGATGAGCAATTGGGCACAGGAAGCAATGGCACTCTAGTCTTTGCTGGCAAATTTGATGGAAGAGCGGTTGCCGTCAAACGCATGTTGATCCAGTTTTATGACATCGCGTCCCAAGAGACAAGGCTATTGAGAGAGAGTGATGATCACCCGAATG TTATTCGATATTACTCCCAGCAGATCCGCGATGGATTTCTCTACATTGCCTTGGAGCGTTGCGCCGCTTCATTAGCAGACGTGGTCGAAAAGCCCAACTATTTCCGGGATCTTGCCAACGCCGGCCGTCACGATTTGCCAAACATCCTTTACCAGATCACCAACGGCATCAGCCACCTACATGAACTCAGAATCGTCCATCGTGACCTCAAGCCGCAGAACATTTTGGTCAATATgggcaaggatggcaagcctAGAATGCTAGTCTCTGATTTTGGACTttgcaagaagctggagggCGGCCAATCATCCTTCGGTGCTACTACGGGTCGTGCCGCTGGAACATCAGGCTGGCGTGCTCCTGAGCTTCTGCTCGACGACGATGCTCGAGAAggtgccatgatggaggcCAGCACCCAAAGCGGCTCCGGCTCGGTTCTGGTTGACGATAACATGATGCCCCGGCGTGCTACTCGTGCGATTGACATTTTCTCGCTTGGACTAGTATTCTTCTACGTTTTGACCAACGGATCACATCCATTTGATTGCGGCGATCGCTATATGCGAGAGGTCAATATCCGAAAAGGGCAGTATAACCTGGACCTCCTCGACTCTCTCGGAGACTTTGCCTACGAGGCTAAGGACCTTATCGCCTCTATGCTTGAAGCAGACCCCAAGAACCGTCCTAATGCCAAGGAAATCATGGCccatcccttcttctggtcCCCAAAGAAGAGGCTCGCATTCCTTTGCGACGTGTCAGACCACTTTGAAAAGGAGCCGAGGGACCCCCCTTCGCCCGCCCTGGTCGAGCTTGAAAGGCACGCAGGGGAGGTCACTCATGACTTCTTGAAGGCCTTACCACGTGATTTCGTTGACTCTCTCGGGAAACAACGCAAATACACGGGTAACcggcttcttgatctgcttcgGGCCCTACGGAATAAGAAAAACCATTATGAAGATATGCCTGAGGCACTCAAAAAGACCGTGGGGTCCCTGCCTGAAGGTTATCTTGCCTTTTGGACCGTCAGATTCCCAATGTTATTACTCATTTGTTGGAACGTGGTCTGGAGCGTACGGTGGGACGGGTCGGACAGGTTTCGCGAATATTATGAACCCGCAGCCCTTTAG
- a CDS encoding eukaryotic translation initiation factor 3 subunit B, producing MYKGESVGVYWNNEKDQPENIVERQHWTETFVQWSPLGTYLTSVHAQGVQLWGGPSWTRQARFAHPFVNLVAFSPGEKYIVTWSNRPISIPDEGHPALSIDDHGKNYVIWDIATATPLRSFANLEPPKVEEGKAPPKMQWPAFKWSADDKYVARLNPGQSISVYELPRMNLLDKTSIKIEGVVDFDWAPATPKRDGVKDYEQLFCYWTPEIGSNPAKVGLMSIPSKQVVRSLNLFSVSDAKLHWQSEAAYICVKVDRHSKSKKSQATTLEIFRVKEKGVPVEVVDTIKDTVINFAWEPKGDRFAIISTTEPVGVTAVPPKTAVSFFCPEKAKKGQQVGNFKHLRTLDKKNSNAIYWSPRGRFVVIATIANQQSSDLDFFDLDFEGEKPESDKDLTANLQAMNTADHYGVTDVEWDPSGRFVASWASAWKHSMENGYHIYDFKGEALREEPLEKFKQFSWRPRPATLLTKEEQKAVRKNLREYSRVFEQEDADRGASADLAVVEARRHMLEEWYNWRESVEAEILEEREALGLPKDPHAPLLEAYTKSLEGLTSEADRVIEEIVEEVLEESEEILA from the exons ATGTACAAGGGCGAGAGCGTCGGCGTCTACTGGAACAACGAGAAGGATCAACCTGAGAACATTGTTGAGCGACAGCACTGGACTGAGACATTTGTCCAGTGGTCTCCTCTTGGCACATACCTCACCTCTGTCCATGCCCAGGGTGTCCAGCTTTGGGGCGGTCCTTCATGGACGCGACAGGCCCGATTCGCTCACCCCTTCGTGAACCTGGTCGCTTTCTCTCCTGGTGAGAAGTACATCGTCACCTGGTCCAACCGCCCTATCTCCATCCCCGACGAGGGCCACCCTGCCCTCTCGATCGATGACCATGGCAAGAACTACGTGATCTGGGACATCGCCACTGCTACTCCTCTGCGATCTTtcgccaacctcgagccCCCTAAGGTTGAGGAAGGCAAGGCCCCCCCTAAGATGCAGTGGCCTGCCTTCAAGTGGTCTGCTGATGACAAGTACGTTGCTCGTCTGAACCCCGGCCAGTCTATCTCCGTATACGAACTCCCCCGCATGAACCTTCTCGACAAGACctccatcaagatcgagggtgtTGTGGACTTCGACTGGGCTCCTGCTACCCCCAAGCGTGATGGTGTAAAGGACTACGAGCAGCTGTTCTGCTACTGGACTCCTGAAATTGGCAGCAATCCCGCCAAGGTCGGCTTAATGAGCATTCCCTCAAAACAGGTCGTTCGATCCCTGAACCTCTTTAGCGTTAGCGACGCTAAGCTTCATTGGCAATCCGAGGCTGCCTACATTTGCGTCAAGGTCGACAGACACTCCAAGTCGAAGAAGTCTCAAGCAACCACACTCGAGATTTTCcgtgtcaaggagaagggtgtCCCTGTCGAGGTCGTTGACACTATTAAGGATACCGTTATCAACTTTGCCTGGGAGCCCAAGGGTGACAGgtttgccatcatctccacAACCGAGCCCGTGGGCGTTACTGCTGTCCCTCCTAAGACTGCAGTTTCTTTCTTCTGCcctgagaaggccaagaagggccAACAAGTGGGTAACTTCAAGCACCTCCGAAcgcttgacaagaagaacagcaacgCCATCTACTGGTCACCCCGCGGTCGCTTCGTTGTTATTGCCACCATTGCCAACCAGCAGAGCTCCgatctcgacttcttcgaccTTGATTTCGAGGGTGAGAAGCCCGAGTCCGATAAGGACCTTACTGCCAACCTCCAGGCTATGAACACCGCCGACCACTACGGTGTCACAGATGTTGAGTGGGACCCTTCAGGTCGATTCGTTGCCTCATGGGCTTCCGCTTGGAAGCACTCG ATGGAAAACGGTTACCACATTTACGATTTCAAGGGTGAGGCTCTACGAGAAGAGCcccttgagaagttcaagcaGTTCTCATGGCGCCCTCGGCCCGCAACCCTgctcaccaaggaggagcagaaggcTGTGCGCAAGAACCTTCGAGAATACAGCCGCGTCTTTgagcaagaagatgctgaccGTGGTGCGTCCGCTGacttggctgttgttgaggctcGCCGACACATGCTCGAGGAGTGGTACAACTGGCGCGAGTCTGTCGAGGCCGAGATTTTGGAAGAGCGCGAAGCTCTTGGCCTACCAAAGGATCCTCATGCTCCTCTGCTAGAGGCTTACACAAAGTCTCTCGAGGGCTTAACATCGGAGGCGGATCGGGTGATTGAGGAGATTGTGGAGGAGGTTCTCGAGGAGAGTGAGGAGATCCTCGCATAG